The stretch of DNA GGAACATCCAGGATTTTATCCCCTTGGGTACTCATGGTTTCAATCTCAAATTGGGTATCGGGGTGATGGGCCTGGAGTTGAGCTTGTACCCATTCGCTTTGAACCAGAGCAAGTTGGCTTTTACGGGAACCCAGGCGTACAGTTTGGGGAGGGGTTGTAGCAGAGGAGGTCATTAATAATAATTTCTTTTTGCAGATAGACTCACTTGATCTAGAGTACCAGGGAATGGGGAGGGAATAGGGAATGGGGAATGGGGAATAGGGAATAGGGAATAGGGAATGGGGAATAGGGAATAGGGGAAAACCCGCGCCTACCTGATGTCACTCATCTGATCGCCGAAGGAATTGTAGCTTAATTGATGATGAATGGGAAAAAATAAACCCGCCCTCACCCCACCAATAGAACCCCAATTAATCATCATTTATCGCCGCGATCGGGCGGGTTCACATCATTGATTTGTGGGTTTCCTAAATCTGGGTGAACCCGCTCCTACAGTATGAACGTTAACGTCGCTTCAACAGGGAACCAACTGCACCAACGGCTAACAGTCCCAAAAGTGCCGAAGGTTCGGGGACTTTTTGATGACAGGCAGAACTTGTCCCGGTAACAGCAGTTTCACACTCATCGGGTTTCCAACTGGTGGAAATATAGGAATACTTTTGCCCCCCACCCGGTTTATCGGCAACATCCACTTGGCTGTAAAGGGTGACAGAGTTCCCCAAGAAGTCGATAAAATCCCCAGTGGGAGCAACTCCTTGACTGGGAATAGCACTCCAATGGGTGAAAATATCATTAGGTACAACAGCGACCGCACTATTGAGTAAATCTGTACCGTAGAATACGCCATCAGTAGAAGGATTGGTTATCCCCCTAAAGTTAGCTGGTTGCCCTGGGAAGAGAGCATCGAGCATATAGTTACCATCACGTTGAAAGTCATAATGATCCGTACCGATGAAAATTCCTCCTCCCCGTTTAGCTAGTGCATACACCTGATTGGCGGTGAAGTTGCCCCAAGCATTATTGGGGCCAGGAAAACCAGTTTTTGGGTTAGATCCAACACTACGGATGGTTAGACTTCCATCCAGCATCAAATTTGATTTCTGGCTGTAATACTGTTTTAAAGCTTCCCGATCTGCTGAATTAAATGGAAAGATTGCTCCTTCGAGAGTCCAATATGCACTATCTAAAACAACTACATCATAGCTGTTAGAGGCTAAATGGGCTTGCAGTCCTCCAGAGCTTTTGGGGGAAATATACGTGGTATCAAAGAGATCGCCACCGCCAAAAGCATCTAGAAAAGTGGGAATTTTCTGACGAATTTCATCTCGGAGTGCGCCATTATGCCAGGCTGTTGTGTCCCACCACAAGACGGAAAACTGAGCAGCATTTGCTTTCCCCTCCAGGTTCAAACTGCTCCAACAGAGAACCACGGATGTTACTCCAAGAGCAACGCGCTTAACGGTGCGAGCAACTCCATTAATCCCAGATTTGTTCGGTAACATGGATTTATTCTCCTAATCGTTTTCAGTTCCAGAGTGGGGATTAAATCAGTAAAATCCCTCTCTGGATGGATATAGGAGGCTGTTCAAGTTTGGTTTCTGGGTAATTTCCCGTCCGGATTTTCCCAGAAGCTTCTTATCCCTCCTATTAGTTCCTCTGTTTTTTGGGGGGTATTTTATGCAAATTTGCGGATATTGTAATAATTATTTACAAAAATGAAGTGCGATCGCCCCTTGCCAGTTAGCACATCATCGTACGGGGTCAGAAAGATAAGGGACATCTAGTAACCGCCAATCGAAATAGTATAATTTAAGGGTAGTTTAGTAAAAAAAGCGAATTAACCATGAATACAAAATTAGTGGATTCCATTGTCCAACTCATTGATGCTCTTCCCCCAAAAGAGCAGAAATTATTGCACGAAAAAATAGAGCGCAAGCAAAATTGGCAGGAGACTAAAGAGCGCATTCTTAAACGCGGTCAAGCCATTCGGGAACGGCAAGGAGATGACTTTTATGATGCTATTGATGAAGTATTTCATCAAATGCGAGAAGAACGCTCTCAAGAACTCTTTGAAGCCTGTTCACGCAAACAGGAGGTCAAACGATGACGGATTATATTTGTATGGATGCTAATTTTGCAGTGCGTCTCGTAAATAGCAAATCTGACAACGATCCCTGGATTGTACTTTGGGAAGAATGGCAAGCAGCCGATAAACAAATTATTGCGCCCACGCTATTTTATTATGAAATAACGAATGCTATGTATCGGATGGGTAGAGCGGGACAACTCCAAGAAGATGAAGTGCAAACGGCTTTAGAAGATGTGTTTAATTTGAGGATTAGCATTAAAAGCGATCTGCAATTGCACTTTCAAGCAGTTGCATTAGCGAAACAGTTTGACCTTCCAGCCGCTTATGATGCCCATTATCTGGCTTTAGCCCAGGACTATGGAGCTAGATTTTATACAGGAGACAAACGGCTCTTTAATCAGGTTCACGGTAAGTTTTCTGATATTGTTTGGGTTGATGGCACGAGTTGAACGAGATCGTTTCCCCATTCCCCCATCCCCCACAGATCGGCGATAATGGAAGTTAACCTGAAATTAAAAGAAGACTTCACCTATGGCCACTGCTGCACCTGCAAAAACCGAGTATGAAGCGATTATTGGTTTGGAAACTCACTGTCAACTGAGTACGGAAACCAAGATTTTCTCTTATTCCTCCACAGCCTTTGGTGCAACACCGAACACGAATATCGATCCCATTTGCTTGGGTTTACCGGGGGTGTTGCCCGTTTTGAATCAGAAGGTTTTAGAATATGCGGTGAAAGCCGGTTTAGCCCTGAACTGCACGATCGCCGAATACAGCAAGTTCGATCGCAAACAGTATTTTTATCCCGATCTGCCCAAAAACTATCAGATTTCTCAATACGATCTGCCGATTGCCGAACATGGGTGGCTGGAAATTGAGTTATCGGATAAAGAGGGGAAACCGCAACGGAAAAAAATTGGCATTACCCGCTTGCACATGGAAGAGGATGCCGGAAAATTAGTCCATGGGGGCAGCGATCGCCTCTCTGGTTCCACCTTCTCCCTAGTAGACTACAATCGGGCGGGCGTTCCTCTAATTGAAATTGTCTCGGAACCCGACTTACGCTCTGGCGAAGAAGCGGCTGAATATGCCCAAGAATTACGCCGCATCGTCCGCTATCTGGGCGTTAGCGATGGCAACATGCAAGAAGGATCGCTGCGCTGTGATGTGAATATTTCCGTGCGTCCCGTTGGTCAAAAAGAGTTTGGCATAAAGGTAGAAATCAAAAATATGAACTCCTTTACCGCTATTCAAAAGGCCATTGATCACGAAATTGAACGGCAAATTGAAGCCATTGAAGCCGGAGAGCCGATTTTCCAAGAAACTCGCTTGTGGGAAGAAGGAGCGCAACGCACCATCAGTATGCGGAGTAAGGAAGGATCGAGCGACTATCGCTATTTCCCTGAACCCGATTTACCCCCAATTCAGGTTTCTGCGGATCGACTCTCGGAATGGAAGGGAG from Roseofilum reptotaenium CS-1145 encodes:
- a CDS encoding PEP-CTERM sorting domain-containing protein, whose amino-acid sequence is MLPNKSGINGVARTVKRVALGVTSVVLCWSSLNLEGKANAAQFSVLWWDTTAWHNGALRDEIRQKIPTFLDAFGGGDLFDTTYISPKSSGGLQAHLASNSYDVVVLDSAYWTLEGAIFPFNSADREALKQYYSQKSNLMLDGSLTIRSVGSNPKTGFPGPNNAWGNFTANQVYALAKRGGGIFIGTDHYDFQRDGNYMLDALFPGQPANFRGITNPSTDGVFYGTDLLNSAVAVVPNDIFTHWSAIPSQGVAPTGDFIDFLGNSVTLYSQVDVADKPGGGQKYSYISTSWKPDECETAVTGTSSACHQKVPEPSALLGLLAVGAVGSLLKRR
- a CDS encoding type II toxin-antitoxin system VapC family toxin, which gives rise to MTDYICMDANFAVRLVNSKSDNDPWIVLWEEWQAADKQIIAPTLFYYEITNAMYRMGRAGQLQEDEVQTALEDVFNLRISIKSDLQLHFQAVALAKQFDLPAAYDAHYLALAQDYGARFYTGDKRLFNQVHGKFSDIVWVDGTS
- the gatB gene encoding Asp-tRNA(Asn)/Glu-tRNA(Gln) amidotransferase subunit GatB — its product is MATAAPAKTEYEAIIGLETHCQLSTETKIFSYSSTAFGATPNTNIDPICLGLPGVLPVLNQKVLEYAVKAGLALNCTIAEYSKFDRKQYFYPDLPKNYQISQYDLPIAEHGWLEIELSDKEGKPQRKKIGITRLHMEEDAGKLVHGGSDRLSGSTFSLVDYNRAGVPLIEIVSEPDLRSGEEAAEYAQELRRIVRYLGVSDGNMQEGSLRCDVNISVRPVGQKEFGIKVEIKNMNSFTAIQKAIDHEIERQIEAIEAGEPIFQETRLWEEGAQRTISMRSKEGSSDYRYFPEPDLPPIQVSADRLSEWKGELPELPAQKRDRYESELGLSSYDARVITDDSSVATFFEATLAAGGTPKLAANWIMGDIAAYLNAEKVKITEIALTPESLAELIKLIEAKTISSKIAKDLLPELLTKGGSPEKLVESKGLTQISDPETLNAMIAEVLAAHPKELEQYRNGKTKLKGFFVGQMMKKTGGRADPKLTNQLLAKQLDA